In Tachysurus fulvidraco isolate hzauxx_2018 chromosome 1, HZAU_PFXX_2.0, whole genome shotgun sequence, a single window of DNA contains:
- the frem1a gene encoding FRAS1-related extracellular matrix protein 1a isoform X1, giving the protein MVLQKRTRMWPFWFLFLLGLLHFCICSLVKTNHGLRVKRGQAAFLQEGDLQFHIPREKEACKLEVVLNEPITQRVGTLSPQIFDCNYLADEVKYTHNGCPILKEDIVKLRLYRLTETETYSELVSIHIEIMEPDCNIIKLGPQTLQVPEFYGLSNILDGNVMSFHYEHRPNIECTIRVITPDSGLPGHGQLVTGDLGKLEGPRGDEPDIFVSIRQQLENKARAKCKSEDCLKGLKLVTITKVSCVEFLMMGIRYQHIDPPSPDIDYIAIKLDLTDTRSGSIIQSEQAWIPVTIKGAVPNQPPKPAFMSMFILEVDQFILTPLSTAILDAVDAETPKNRLVFNITIPPSDGFITHLSDHTKPISSFTWVDLNEMLIGYQPPNSSHVQRRNYEVEFEVHDFYFEKSSPIMVHVSVRTADTNAPRVSWNMGLSLLEGQSRPITWDQLQIVDNDDLKAVRIITVDGLQHGRLTVRGGKGFMFTVSDIKAGVVRYYHDDSDTTKDFVVFRITDGRHQTRHKFPINILPKDDSPPFLITNMVLELSEGQTALLRGSILQASDMDSSDDYILFNITKPPQAGDIMKLPGPGITGYPVMRFLQKDLFHSIIYYRHFGTEIFDDSFEVVLSDFHDPPNLSEPQVIVIQIQPVPDQPPKEVPGVTRHLIVKETDVVYLTKQQLHFVDVESPDCELTYTVTTPPVFTTTFGGLDAGRLFLVDSIPKLAKDPNAPVLRLFTQHAVNYMKVAYMPPFQDIGLYPQHIQFVLSVTSEQGRTTTGICFNVTVLPVDNQSPEVHTNQLTVDEGGECWVSGDYLHLTDVDSLEDSLRVMLKRRPQHGDMYLDGSPLGQGQTFNVKDLKSLKVRYHHDSSESEEDNVECIATDGLNSVDFVLHIKVTLVNDEMPALVPGLKTVLDCAEGQEVVITIEYICATDADSDDNKLVYLIARQPYHGVVLKNGIVVDRFFQEDIEARIISYKHTGLEVGLLPRHDTITFVISDEQTDSVPSCCYDRVPLFNGQTKHPQDSLLIYDLNITVYPVDNQPPSIVIGEVFQVDEGGFASITVAHIAASDQDTPLEELQLVLVSPPQFGYIENILPSPGFEKSNMGISIASFSYRDVLNGHINYVQSRHQRTEPTADQFMLYISDGKHQSAAIPFYIIIKPTNDESPDFLARNISVREGDMKELDASIINAVDLDVPKDRLTFRIIQQPKHGAIMGGFHGNDVAHYKRSIKNHGTEAQVQVFTMEDLRNGMTLMYLHDDSESEKDSFIIQLSDGKHQLQRHILVNVMPVNDEKPCIIRNTGIEVEPGEARLISSAVLSAHDNDTPSTNIIYVFESVPVHGMLQIKAGLDWRTLSTGMNCSQEDVDMNLLRYVHTAQPGAHTQDFFVFHLQDGKNRSPAQHFYISLKQLEKGDIALFVNPVRASRGEHVVITTDVLLAVDGTEKPEELLYVITMPPVHGHMEYIKHTGIPIHSFTQLDVVANLVCYVHDNRATSTRETVQFVISNGKSTRNGTLEILVDMTDRVLPTLVQKAGLQVPQGSTITITTDNLHLSDPDTPPHSLSYILVQPPQYGQIIVKGFPIAPGSNFTQQNLEDLDVAYRHSGGDSQIDHFTFTAADSTSRGILLKGKVQTEPVFFSIQIETLDQSAPSVVVLETLWKVELLKDGRYGIFISSRELKAQDTNVADENLIFHILRAPYFGYLENITNGVFVHQTFTQRDLNKRNILYIINLSLEALSDSLEFAVSDPLGNTGSSHKLEFSWASVELTKTELRVCEGKGPLSLTVQRKGNMQDSSYVTLKVKELTAAIGKDFISAPSTLIQFDPGVSSREWKVELVQDFLEEAEEMFEVTLNSPVGAIQRGNNKAVITIMDNKNGQCAEKQFPRGPDFQGKEFQAGPYPKHGSIQIETLPVTLRDVPEAARGDNLPEVISPISKKRLRPNGNGKSIRPSSVIRSGSDVLYTYHGIMSLTVEDETSGLKSGKKAQVQVTSRGQQRSLSAQSSSHLTALSTNDRSGSAPQYIFSRPESMVCTPQLAGFLHFNASLGQLLHCNGISWKPWASTNEAVNAQKCPQGWTYHSHHCYLLSTERKATWSNAAKACRESFQGSLVSVLSKADMDWLWDFSERKPFWIGLNDRAKKGRWEWEDGEPVTYTNWRRGPPRTGSKNNRKCVLVWRKTKWQIRDCKSGKGHHFVCYVKT; this is encoded by the exons ATGGTTCTTCAAAAAAGGACCCGTATGTGGCCCTTTTGGTTTCTCTTTTTGTTGGGACTTTTGCACTTTTGCATATGTTCCCTGGTGAAGACCAACCATGGTCTAAGGGTGAAGAGAGGACAGGCAGCTTTCTTGCAGGAAGGAGATCTGCAATTTCACATACCCAGAGAGAAGGAAGCCTGTAAGCTGGAAGTGGTTCTGAACGAACCTATAACCCAACGTGTTGGCACGCTGTCCCCTCAG ATATTTGACTGCAACTATCTAGCTGATGAGGTGAAATATACTCATAATGGCTGTCCGATTTTAAAAGAAGACATTGTTAAACTTCGATTGTACAG acttacagagacagagacatataGCGAACTGGTTTCAATCCATATTGAGATAATGGAACCTGACTGTAATATTATAAAGTTGGGACCACAAACATTGCAAGTTCCAGAGTTCTATGGCCTGTCCAATATCCTTGATGGCAATGTGATGTCCTTTCACTATGAGCATCGACCCAACATAGAGTGTACAATTAGGGTGATAACACCAGACTCCGGGTTACCTGGACATGGCCAGCTGGTCACTGGTGACCTTGGCAAGCTAGAAGGCCCAAGAGGAGATGAACCAGATATCTTTGTCTCAATTCGACAACAATTAG aaaataaagcCAGAGCCAAATGCAAGAGTGAAGACTGTTTAAAAGGACTAAAATTGGTGACGATTACAAAAGTGTCTTGTGTAGAATTCTTAATGATGGGCATTCGCTATCAGCATATCGATCCTCCATCACCTGATATTGATTACATTGCTATCAAACTGGACCTCACAGACACAAGAAGTGGGAGCATAATCCAG TCAGAGCAAGCCTGGATACCTGTTACCATTAAAGGTGCTGTTCCTAACCAGCCCCCAAAGCCTGCCTTCATGTCCATGTTTATACTGGAAGTAGATCAGTTCATCCTGACTCCACTGTCCACAGCCATCCTTGATGCAGTAGATGCTGAGACACCAAAGAACAGACTGGTGTTCAATATCACCATACCTCCCAGTGATGGCTTCATCACTCATTTGTCTGATCACACCAAGCCCATCTCATCCTTCACCTGGGTGGACCTCAATGAAATGCTTATTGGCTACCAGCCTCCCAATTCCAGCCACGTGCAGCGCAGGAACTATGAG GTAGAGTTTGAAGTTCATGATTTCTACTTTGAGAAAAGTTCACCTATTATGGTACATGTGTCAGTTAGAACAGCAGACACAAATGCACCAAGAGTGTCATGGAACATGg GCCTCAGCCTCCTGGAAGGTCAGTCTCGGCCCATCACATGGGATCAGCTACAAATTGTGGACAATGATGATCTAAAGGCTGTAAGAATCATCACTGTGGATGGCTTACAGCATGGAAGACTGACAGTCAGAG gtGGAAAAGGGTTCATGTTTACTGTAAGTGATATCAAGGCTGGAGTGGTACGCTATTACCATGATGACAGCGATACCACCAAAGACTTTGTGGTCTTTCGGATCACGGATGGACGCCACCAGACCAGACACAAGTTCCCTATCAACATATTACCCAAAGATGACAGTCCACCATTCCTCATCACTAATATGGTCTTGGAACTTTCTGAGGGGCAAACGGCTCTTCTTAGAGGTTCTATACTACAAGCGTCAGATATGGACTCCAGTGATGACTACATCTTGTTCAACATCACAAAGCCTCCTCAAGCAGGAGATATCATGAAGTTGCCAGGGCCAGGAATCACAG GTTACCCTGTAATGCGTTTTCTACAAAAGGATCTCTTTCATTCCATCATCTACTACAGACACTTTGGCACTGAAATATTTGATGACTCTTTTGAAGTGGTGTTATCTGACTTCCATGATCCTCCCAATCTCTCAGAGCCCCAG GTCATTGTGATTCAAATTCAACCTGTCCCAGATCAGCCACCGAAAGAGGTCCCAGGAGTTACACGACATCTGATAGTCAAAGAAACAGATGTGGTTTATTTAACAAAGCAGCAGTTGCACTTTGTTGATGTGGAGTCACCAGACTGTGAGCTTACTTACACTGTTACCACTCCACCTGTCTTCACTACCACTTTTGG AGGACTTGATGCAGGGAGGTTGTTCCTAGTTGACAGCATCCCAAAATTGGCTAAGGATCCCAATGCACCTGTACTCAGACTTTTcacacag CATGCTGTCAACTACATGAAAGTGGCTTATATGCCTCCGTTCCAAGATATTGGGCTTTATCCTCAGCATATTCAATTTGTGCTGTCCGTGACCAGTGAGCAAGGCCGAACTACCACTGGGATCTGTTTCAATGTTACAGTGCTTCCTGTAGACAACCAATCCCCCGAG GTGCACACAAATCAGTTGACTGTGGATGAGGGGGGAGAATGTTGGGTCAGTGGAGATTACTTGCACTTAACTGATGTGGATTCTCTGGAGGATTCACTACGTGTGATGCTGAAGAGAAGGCCTCAGCATGGTGATATGTATCTGGATGGTTCACCCTTGGGACAAGGCCAGACCTTTAATGTTAAAGACCTGAAAAGCTTAAAAGTTAG ATACCACCATGATAGTTCAGAGTCAGAGGAAGATAACGTTGAATGTATCGCCACAGATGGGTTGAATTCAGTTGACTTTGTTCTACATATTaag GTAACACTAGTTAATGATGAAATGCCAGCACTGGTGCCAGGCTTAAAGACTGTTCTAGATTGTGCAGAGGGACAGGAAGTAGTGATCACCATTGAGTACATCTGTGCAACTGATGCTGATAGTGATGACAACAAACTGGTGTATCTGATTGCTCGTCAGCCATATCATGGTGTAGTGCTAAAGAATGGTATAGTGGTAGACAGGTTCTTTCAAGAAGATATAGAAGCCAGGATCATCAGTTacaaacacacag GCCTGGAGGTTGGATTGCTCCCTCGTCATGACACCATCACATTTGTGATTTCTGATGAACAGACGGATTCAGTTCCTTCATGCTGCTATGACAGAGTACCTCTGTTTAATGGGCAGACAAAACATCCCCAGGACTCCTTGCTAATCTATGACCTCAATATTACTGTTTATCCTGTGGACAACCAGCCACCATCCATTGTTATTG GTGAAGTGTTTCAGGTGGATGAAGGAGGTTTTGCCTCTATCACTGTAGCACATATAGCGGCCTCTGATCAGGACACACCTCTGGAGGAACTGCAGCTTGTCTTGGTGTCTCCACCACAATTTGGATATATTGAGAATATTCTGCCTAGTCCAGGGTTTGAGAAAAGCAACATGGGAATAAGTATTG CCTCTTTTTCCTACAGGGATGTACTGAATGGACACATAAACTATGTGCAGTCCAGACATCAAAGAACTGAACCCACTGCTGATCAGTTTATGCTTTACATCTCTGATGGCAAACACCAATCTGCTGCAATCCCCTTCTACATCATCATCAAGCCTACAAATGATGAAAGCCCAGATTTCCTAGCCAGGAACATTAGT GTCCGAGAGGGAGACATGAAGGAGTTGGATGCTTCCATTATTAATGCTGTGGATTTAGATGTTCCCAAAGATCGATTAACATTTCGCATCATCCAGCAGCCCAAACATGGGGCTATTATGGGAGGGTTTCATGGTAATGATGTGGCCCATTATAAAAGATCCATCAAGAATCATGGAACAGAGGCTCAGGTCCAAGTCTTCACTATGGAAGATCTTAGAAATG GTATGACACTGATGTATTTGCATGATGACTCAGAGAGCGAGAAGGACAGCTTCATCATCCAGCTGTCGGATGGAAAGCACCAACTGCAGAGGCACATATTGGTTAATGTGATGCCTGTCAATGATGAGAAGCCATGTATCATTAG AAATACTGGGATTGAGGTGGAACCAGGAGAAGCCAGACTTATTTCCAGTGCTGTTCTAAGTGCTCACGACAATGACACTCCCTCCACTAATATCATCtatgtgtttgagagtgttcCTGTTCATGGCATGCTTCAGATTAAG GCAGGCCTGGACTGGAGGACACTGTCAACAGGAATGAACTGTTCCCAGGAAGATGTGGATATGAACTTGCTTCGCTATGTACACACAGCTCAGCCTGGAGCTCACACACAAGACTTTTTCGTCTTTCATCTACAAGACGGAAAGAACCGTTCCCCTGCACAACACTTCTACATCTCACTCAAGCAGCTTGAGAAAG GAGACATAGCACTGTTTGTAAATCCGGTGAGAGCTAGCCGTGGAGAGCATGTAGTGATTACTACAGATGTCTTGCTGGCTGTAGACGGCACTGAAAAGCCAGAAGAGCTGCTCTATGTGATCACTATGCCTCCAGTACACGGTCATATGGAGTACATCAAACACACAGGCATTCCCATTCACTCTTTCACCCAGCTGGATGTAGTGGCTAATCTGGTGTGCTACGTCCATGACAACAGAGCTACTTCAACTAGAGAGACGGTGCA ATTTGTCATCAGTAATGGAAAATCCACACGAAACGGTACTCTGGAGATTTTGGTGGATATGACAGACAGAGTTCTCCCTACACTAGTGCAGAAGGCTGGTCTACAGGTTCCTCAGGGTTCCACCATTACTATCACCACAGATAACTTGCACCTGTCTGACCCAGATACCCCACCTCATTCCCTGAGCTACATACTGGTGCAGCCCCCACAGTATGGTCAGATTATTGTTAAAGGTTTCCCCATAGCTCCTGGGAGCAACTTCACCCAACAGAACCTAGAGGACCTGGATGTTGCTTACAGACACTCAGGTGGAGATTCTCAGATTGACCACTTTACATTCACTGCTGCTGACAGCACGTCAAGAGGCATCCTATTGAAAGGGAAAGTGCAGACTGAGCCAGTCTTCTTTTCTATACAG attgAAACATTAGACCAGTCTGCTCCAAGTGTGGTGGTGCTTGAGACTCTGTGGAAAGTGGAGCTTCTAAAAGATGGACGTTATGGAATCTTTATCTCATCCAGAGAATTAAAGGCGCAAGATACAAATGTTGCAGATGAGAACCTCATCTTTCATATACTTAGAGCTCCTTACTTTGGATACTTGGAGAATATCACCAATG GTGTTTTTGTGCATCAGACGTTCACTCAAAGGGATTTGAACAAAAGGAATATTCTGTATATAATTAACCTTTCCCTTGAAGCATTAAGTGACAGTCTGGAGTTTGCAGTTTCTGACCCACTGGGCAACACTGGATCATCTCACAA ATTAGAGTTCAGCTGGGCCAGTGTAGAGCTGACCAAGACAGAGTTAcgtgtgtgtgaaggcaaagGACCACTCTCTCTTACTGTTCAGAGGAAGGGCAATATGCAGGATTCATCATATGTAACtctcaag GTAAAGGAGCTAACAGCAGCTATAGGAAAGGATTTCATATCAGCTCCATCGACTCTGATACAGTTTGATCCAG GTGTTAGCAGTCGGGAGTGGAAGGTGGAGCTTGTGCAGGATTTTTTGGAAGAGGCTGAGGAGATGTTTGAAGTGACACTGAATTCACCAGTAGGTGCAATACAGAGAGGAAACAACAAAGCTGTCATTACGATAATGGACAACAAGAACG GACAGTGTGCTGAGAAACAATTCCCCAGAGGCCCAGATTTTCAGGGTAAGGAGTTCCAAGCAGGGCCCTACCCCAAACATGGTTCCATCCAAATAGAGACTTTACCTGTCACATTAAGGGATGTGCCAGAGGCTGCAAGAGGTGACAACTTGCCTGAAGTTATTTCTCCCATTTCCAAGAAAAGACTAAGACCCAATGGCAATGGAAAGTCT ATTCGACCCTCTTCAGTCATTAGGAGTGGATCTGATGTTCTTTACACT TATCATGGAATAATGTCACTGACAGTGGAAGATGAAACGTCAGGCTTGAAGTCTGGAAAGAAGGCTCAAGTGCAGGTAACCAGTAGAGGACAGCAGCGTTCCCTCTCAGCCCAAAGCTCAAGCCACCTTACAGCACTTTCTACAAATGACCGGAGTGGATCAGCTCCTCAG TATATTTTCTCTAGGCCTGAGTCTATGGTCTGCACTCCGCAGCTGGCAGGTTTTCTCCATTTTAATGCAAGCTTAGGCCAGCTCCTGCACTGTAATGGGATATCCTGGAAACCTTGGGCTTCTACAAATGAG GCTGTGAATGCACAGAAGTGTCCGCAGGGGTGGACTTATCATAGCCACCATTGCTATCTTCTGAGCACAGAGAGGAAAGCAACATGGAGCAATGCTGCCAAGGCCTGTCGAGAAAG TTTCCAAGGCAGTCTTGTTAGTGTGCTGTCAAAAGCTGACATGGATTGGCTTTGGGACTTCAGTGAGAGGAAACCTTTCTGGATTG GACTGAACGATCGGGCGAAAAAAGGCCGGTGGGAGTGGGAGGATGGAGAGCCCGTTACTTACACCAACTGGAGGCGTGGTCCACCCCGAACCGGATCCAAGAACAACAGGAAGTGTGTTTTGGTCTGGAGGAAGACAAAATGGCAAATCCGAGATTGCAAGTCTGGAAAGGGGCACCATTTTGTGTGCTATGTGAAAACATGA
- the frem1a gene encoding FRAS1-related extracellular matrix protein 1a isoform X2, which yields MVLQKRTRMWPFWFLFLLGLLHFCICSLVKTNHGLRVKRGQAAFLQEGDLQFHIPREKEACKLEVVLNEPITQRVGTLSPQIFDCNYLADEVKYTHNGCPILKEDIVKLRLYRLTETETYSELVSIHIEIMEPDCNIIKLGPQTLQVPEFYGLSNILDGNVMSFHYEHRPNIECTIRVITPDSGLPGHGQLVTGDLGKLEGPRGDEPDIFVSIRQQLENKARAKCKSEDCLKGLKLVTITKVSCVEFLMMGIRYQHIDPPSPDIDYIAIKLDLTDTRSGSIIQSEQAWIPVTIKGAVPNQPPKPAFMSMFILEVDQFILTPLSTAILDAVDAETPKNRLVFNITIPPSDGFITHLSDHTKPISSFTWVDLNEMLIGYQPPNSSHVQRRNYEVEFEVHDFYFEKSSPIMVHVSVRTADTNAPRVSWNMGLSLLEGQSRPITWDQLQIVDNDDLKAVRIITVDGLQHGRLTVRGGKGFMFTVSDIKAGVVRYYHDDSDTTKDFVVFRITDGRHQTRHKFPINILPKDDSPPFLITNMVLELSEGQTALLRGSILQASDMDSSDDYILFNITKPPQAGDIMKLPGPGITGYPVMRFLQKDLFHSIIYYRHFGTEIFDDSFEVVLSDFHDPPNLSEPQVIVIQIQPVPDQPPKEVPGVTRHLIVKETDVVYLTKQQLHFVDVESPDCELTYTVTTPPVFTTTFGGLDAGRLFLVDSIPKLAKDPNAPVLRLFTQHAVNYMKVAYMPPFQDIGLYPQHIQFVLSVTSEQGRTTTGICFNVTVLPVDNQSPEVHTNQLTVDEGGECWVSGDYLHLTDVDSLEDSLRVMLKRRPQHGDMYLDGSPLGQGQTFNVKDLKSLKVRYHHDSSESEEDNVECIATDGLNSVDFVLHIKVTLVNDEMPALVPGLKTVLDCAEGQEVVITIEYICATDADSDDNKLVYLIARQPYHGVVLKNGIVVDRFFQEDIEARIISYKHTGLEVGLLPRHDTITFVISDEQTDSVPSCCYDRVPLFNGQTKHPQDSLLIYDLNITVYPVDNQPPSIVIGEVFQVDEGGFASITVAHIAASDQDTPLEELQLVLVSPPQFGYIENILPSPGFEKSNMGISIGMY from the exons ATGGTTCTTCAAAAAAGGACCCGTATGTGGCCCTTTTGGTTTCTCTTTTTGTTGGGACTTTTGCACTTTTGCATATGTTCCCTGGTGAAGACCAACCATGGTCTAAGGGTGAAGAGAGGACAGGCAGCTTTCTTGCAGGAAGGAGATCTGCAATTTCACATACCCAGAGAGAAGGAAGCCTGTAAGCTGGAAGTGGTTCTGAACGAACCTATAACCCAACGTGTTGGCACGCTGTCCCCTCAG ATATTTGACTGCAACTATCTAGCTGATGAGGTGAAATATACTCATAATGGCTGTCCGATTTTAAAAGAAGACATTGTTAAACTTCGATTGTACAG acttacagagacagagacatataGCGAACTGGTTTCAATCCATATTGAGATAATGGAACCTGACTGTAATATTATAAAGTTGGGACCACAAACATTGCAAGTTCCAGAGTTCTATGGCCTGTCCAATATCCTTGATGGCAATGTGATGTCCTTTCACTATGAGCATCGACCCAACATAGAGTGTACAATTAGGGTGATAACACCAGACTCCGGGTTACCTGGACATGGCCAGCTGGTCACTGGTGACCTTGGCAAGCTAGAAGGCCCAAGAGGAGATGAACCAGATATCTTTGTCTCAATTCGACAACAATTAG aaaataaagcCAGAGCCAAATGCAAGAGTGAAGACTGTTTAAAAGGACTAAAATTGGTGACGATTACAAAAGTGTCTTGTGTAGAATTCTTAATGATGGGCATTCGCTATCAGCATATCGATCCTCCATCACCTGATATTGATTACATTGCTATCAAACTGGACCTCACAGACACAAGAAGTGGGAGCATAATCCAG TCAGAGCAAGCCTGGATACCTGTTACCATTAAAGGTGCTGTTCCTAACCAGCCCCCAAAGCCTGCCTTCATGTCCATGTTTATACTGGAAGTAGATCAGTTCATCCTGACTCCACTGTCCACAGCCATCCTTGATGCAGTAGATGCTGAGACACCAAAGAACAGACTGGTGTTCAATATCACCATACCTCCCAGTGATGGCTTCATCACTCATTTGTCTGATCACACCAAGCCCATCTCATCCTTCACCTGGGTGGACCTCAATGAAATGCTTATTGGCTACCAGCCTCCCAATTCCAGCCACGTGCAGCGCAGGAACTATGAG GTAGAGTTTGAAGTTCATGATTTCTACTTTGAGAAAAGTTCACCTATTATGGTACATGTGTCAGTTAGAACAGCAGACACAAATGCACCAAGAGTGTCATGGAACATGg GCCTCAGCCTCCTGGAAGGTCAGTCTCGGCCCATCACATGGGATCAGCTACAAATTGTGGACAATGATGATCTAAAGGCTGTAAGAATCATCACTGTGGATGGCTTACAGCATGGAAGACTGACAGTCAGAG gtGGAAAAGGGTTCATGTTTACTGTAAGTGATATCAAGGCTGGAGTGGTACGCTATTACCATGATGACAGCGATACCACCAAAGACTTTGTGGTCTTTCGGATCACGGATGGACGCCACCAGACCAGACACAAGTTCCCTATCAACATATTACCCAAAGATGACAGTCCACCATTCCTCATCACTAATATGGTCTTGGAACTTTCTGAGGGGCAAACGGCTCTTCTTAGAGGTTCTATACTACAAGCGTCAGATATGGACTCCAGTGATGACTACATCTTGTTCAACATCACAAAGCCTCCTCAAGCAGGAGATATCATGAAGTTGCCAGGGCCAGGAATCACAG GTTACCCTGTAATGCGTTTTCTACAAAAGGATCTCTTTCATTCCATCATCTACTACAGACACTTTGGCACTGAAATATTTGATGACTCTTTTGAAGTGGTGTTATCTGACTTCCATGATCCTCCCAATCTCTCAGAGCCCCAG GTCATTGTGATTCAAATTCAACCTGTCCCAGATCAGCCACCGAAAGAGGTCCCAGGAGTTACACGACATCTGATAGTCAAAGAAACAGATGTGGTTTATTTAACAAAGCAGCAGTTGCACTTTGTTGATGTGGAGTCACCAGACTGTGAGCTTACTTACACTGTTACCACTCCACCTGTCTTCACTACCACTTTTGG AGGACTTGATGCAGGGAGGTTGTTCCTAGTTGACAGCATCCCAAAATTGGCTAAGGATCCCAATGCACCTGTACTCAGACTTTTcacacag CATGCTGTCAACTACATGAAAGTGGCTTATATGCCTCCGTTCCAAGATATTGGGCTTTATCCTCAGCATATTCAATTTGTGCTGTCCGTGACCAGTGAGCAAGGCCGAACTACCACTGGGATCTGTTTCAATGTTACAGTGCTTCCTGTAGACAACCAATCCCCCGAG GTGCACACAAATCAGTTGACTGTGGATGAGGGGGGAGAATGTTGGGTCAGTGGAGATTACTTGCACTTAACTGATGTGGATTCTCTGGAGGATTCACTACGTGTGATGCTGAAGAGAAGGCCTCAGCATGGTGATATGTATCTGGATGGTTCACCCTTGGGACAAGGCCAGACCTTTAATGTTAAAGACCTGAAAAGCTTAAAAGTTAG ATACCACCATGATAGTTCAGAGTCAGAGGAAGATAACGTTGAATGTATCGCCACAGATGGGTTGAATTCAGTTGACTTTGTTCTACATATTaag GTAACACTAGTTAATGATGAAATGCCAGCACTGGTGCCAGGCTTAAAGACTGTTCTAGATTGTGCAGAGGGACAGGAAGTAGTGATCACCATTGAGTACATCTGTGCAACTGATGCTGATAGTGATGACAACAAACTGGTGTATCTGATTGCTCGTCAGCCATATCATGGTGTAGTGCTAAAGAATGGTATAGTGGTAGACAGGTTCTTTCAAGAAGATATAGAAGCCAGGATCATCAGTTacaaacacacag GCCTGGAGGTTGGATTGCTCCCTCGTCATGACACCATCACATTTGTGATTTCTGATGAACAGACGGATTCAGTTCCTTCATGCTGCTATGACAGAGTACCTCTGTTTAATGGGCAGACAAAACATCCCCAGGACTCCTTGCTAATCTATGACCTCAATATTACTGTTTATCCTGTGGACAACCAGCCACCATCCATTGTTATTG GTGAAGTGTTTCAGGTGGATGAAGGAGGTTTTGCCTCTATCACTGTAGCACATATAGCGGCCTCTGATCAGGACACACCTCTGGAGGAACTGCAGCTTGTCTTGGTGTCTCCACCACAATTTGGATATATTGAGAATATTCTGCCTAGTCCAGGGTTTGAGAAAAGCAACATGGGAATAAGTATTG GGATGTACTGA
- the LOC113657407 gene encoding uncharacterized protein LOC113657407 gives MRFSFPTVTSSCEVQTRNLFFICLFNMECKGFFCLLYVVVTLNALSGLRFVEKLPEDFENRDLSKAILEMLHINKLSVPQQAKPHPYMKQIYHLLSTQESRTRSNSDGTLVQSFRSVQGTKYSKPGWIWFNLSYIQPSMSVAELILLRKTLHPEPLTVTVAVHSLSYGAGNLSISGPLTEYLLTLDQLPASGYDVFNVTESLPHHIHGPHILGFQLRFRDESGSLVLHEALTQSLYCLNTSSLSQPLLVTYKVKPTERPISERRQRQYCRESTHLIKQHSQLRQQRSTNDTTCMLYEHLVEINKTELSQWILQPTEFNISFCRGLCMKEQANHTLAHQKTKDKHLENNKSPHCTSQETSPLTVMYRTASNEIVIKQIRDIRAQRCVCSDNIRSSING, from the exons ATGAGGTTCAGCTTTCCTACTGTGACTTCATCTTGTGAGGTACAGACCAGAAATCTCTTCTTTATCTGTCTTTTTAACATGGAGTGcaaaggatttttttgtttgttgtatgtggTTGTAACCCTAAATGCTCTCAGTGGCTTGAGGTTTGTAGAGAAACTTCCTGAAGATTTTGAAAACAGGGATCTTAGCAAGGCCATTTTGGAGATGCTTCACATCAATAAGCTGTCGGTTCCTCAGCAAGCAAAGCCACATCCATATATGAAGCAAATTTACCATCTTCTGAGCACACAGGAGTCGAGGACGAGAAGCAATTCAGATGGGACTCTGGTGCAGAGTTTCCGAAGTGTACAAG GCACAAAATATAGCAAACCTGGTTGGATCTGGTTCAACTTGTCATACATACAACCCTCCATGTCTGTTGCTGAGTTGATCTTACTGAGAAAAACCCTACACCCTGAACCACTTACAGTAACCGTGGCTGTACATAGCCTCTCATATGGAGCAGGGAACCTGAGCATAAGTGGCCCCCTCACTGAGTACCTGCTTACTCTGGACCAGCTTCCTGCATCAGGCTATGATGTGTTCAATGTGACAGAGTCTTTACCTCACCACATCCATGGACCACACATCCTGGGCTTCCAGCTGCGCTTTAGGGATGAAAGTGGCAGCCTGGTGCTCCATGAGGCCCTAACACAGAGCTTGTACTGCCTAAACACAAGCTCTCTAAGCCAGCCTCTGCTGGTGACTTACAAGGTGAAGCCAACAGAGCGGCCGATTTCTGAGCGCAGGCAGAGACAATACTGTAGAGAGAGCACTCATCTGATAAAACAACATTCACAACTGAGACAGCAAAGAAGCACAAATGACACAACATGCATGCTTTATGAACATcttgttgaaataaataaaactgaactgagtCAATGGATACTGCAGCCAACTGAATTTAACATCAGCTTCTGCAG GGGTTTGTGCATGAAGGAACAGGCAAATCATACTCTGGCTCATCAGAAAACAAAGGATAAGCACTTGGAAAATAACAAAAG tccacactgcacctcacaggAGACGTCTCCTCTCACGGTGATGTATCGGACCGCCTCAAATGAAATCGTCATAAAGCAGATAAGAGATATCAGGGCACAGAGATGTGTTTGCTCAGACAATATTAGATCAAGTATTAATGGgtga